The Echeneis naucrates chromosome 23, fEcheNa1.1, whole genome shotgun sequence genome has a segment encoding these proteins:
- the LOC115036718 gene encoding proline-rich protein 5-like isoform X2, with translation MEREGSFRRSLHSKLRLGSGSSSSLTDLSQAKTPSSGGGEKGGKAGGLTEEGSKDKGTQQRRAGANATWNSIHNAVISVFQRKDLGENELYTLNEGVRQLLKTELGSFFTEYLQNQLLTKGMVILRDKIRFYEGQKLLDTLADTWDFFFCDVLSMLQAIFYPVQGKEPSVRQLALLHFRNIITLNLKLDEALSRPRARVPPSIIQMLLILQGVHESKGVSDDYLRLESLIQKVVSPYLGTHGLYSRDGSSNQHCSSCLLEKRLQRSWPSKSGNSHVAKNPVVRSKSYNVPMLTPVVEYDVDSSVGGGAGIRRHSVSEMTSCVEESSSVADSSTSNTSTSSLTNHSTASTEFAALSDTVTSSQDLQPRVTNSPVGPHPLQPQHHSLGIRPEPSPGEDTHCTGMLVWNCPSPSRVLAQDTSFGPSPVSSPEAMMDHVLESLDSEPDQEGIFLDLSRRCSGGSPQSRDSRQSVV, from the exons ATGGAACGAGAAGGCTCATTCAGGAG GAGTCTCCACAGCAAACTGAGGTTGGGCAGTGGCTCATCCTCCAGTCTGACTGACCTCTCACAGGCCAAAACCCCATCAagtggaggaggggagaaggGAGGAAAAGCTGGGGGACTGACCGAAGAGGGCAGCAAGGACAAAGGGACCCAGCAGAGGAGGGCAGGGGCCAACGCCACTTGGAACAG CATCCACAACGCAGTGATATCTGTTTTCCAGAGGAAGGATCTGGGAGAAAATGAACTCTACACTCTGAATGAAGGTGTCAG GCAGCTGCTGAAGACAGAACTTGGCTCCTTCTTCACTGAGTACCTTCAGAATCAGCTGCTCACTAAAGGCATGGTCATACTGAGAGACAAGATCCGCTTCTACGAAG GTCAAAAGTTGTTGGACACTCTGGCTGACACGTGGGATTTTTTCTTCTGTGATGTTCTGTCCATGCTGCAGGCCATCTTCTATCCTGTACAG ggaaaGGAGCCTTCAGTACGTCAGCTGGCTCTGCTCCACTTCAGGAACATCATCACCCTGAACCTGAAACTGGACGAGGCTCTCTCTCGACCCCGAGCCAGAGTTCCTCCTTCCATCATACAGATGCTGCTAATACTACAG GGTGTCCATGAATCTAAAGGTGTATCGGATGACTACCTGCGTCTGGAGTCTCTCATCCAGAAGGTGGTCTCTCCCTACCTCGGGACTCATGGCTTATACTCTCGTGATGGATCCTCCAATCAGCACTGCTCCTCCTGCCTgttag AGAAGCGTCTGCAGCGCTCCTGGCCCTCCAAATCAGGCAACTCCCACGTCGCCAAAAATCCAGTGGTACGGTCTAAAAGCTACAATGTGCCCATGCTGACCCCCGTGGTGGAATATGATGTGGACTCCTCCGTCGGAGGTGGTGCAGGTATCAGAAGACACTCGGTCTCTGAGATGACTTCCTGTGTGGAGGAGAGCAGCTCTGTGGCCGATTCATCCACCAGTAACACCAGCACCTCCAGCCTCACCAACCACTCCACTGCTTCCACAGAATTTGCTGCACTTTCag ACACTGTGACCTCCAGCCAGGACCTCCAGCCCAGAGTTACTAACAGTCCTGTGGGCCCCCACCCTCTGCAGCCACAGCATCACTCCCTAGGGATCCGGCCCGAGCCTTCCCCAGGTGAGGACACACATTGCACAGGAATGTTGGTGTGGAACTGCCCCTCTCCCTCAAGAGTGCTCGCTCAGGACACAAGCTTTGGTCCTAGTCCGGTTTCTAGTCCAGAGGCCATGATGGACCATGTCCTGGAGTCTTTGGACTCAGAGCCAGACCAGGAAGGCATCTTCCTGGATTTGTCCCGCCGTTGTTCTGGAGGTTcaccacagagcagagacagcaggCAGAGCGTAGTGtga
- the LOC115036718 gene encoding proline-rich protein 5-like isoform X4, whose product MEREGSFRRISRSLHSKLRLGSGSSSSLTDLSQAKTPSSGGGEKGGKAGGLTEEGSKDKGTQQRRAGANATWNSIHNAVISVFQRKDLGENELYTLNEGVRQLLKTELGSFFTEYLQNQLLTKGMVILRDKIRFYEGQKLLDTLADTWDFFFCDVLSMLQAIFYPVQGKEPSVRQLALLHFRNIITLNLKLDEALSRPRARVPPSIIQMLLILQGVHESKGVSDDYLRLESLIQKVVSPYLGTHGLYSRDGSSNQHCSSCLLEKRLQRSWPSKSGNSHVAKNPVVRSKSYNVPMLTPVVEYDVDSSVGGGAGIRRHSVSEMTSCVEESSSVADSSTSNTSTSSLTNHSTASTEFAALSDTVTSSQDLQPRVTNSPVGPHPLQPQHHSLGIRPEPSPVLV is encoded by the exons ATGGAACGAGAAGGCTCATTCAGGAG gaTTTCGAGGAGTCTCCACAGCAAACTGAGGTTGGGCAGTGGCTCATCCTCCAGTCTGACTGACCTCTCACAGGCCAAAACCCCATCAagtggaggaggggagaaggGAGGAAAAGCTGGGGGACTGACCGAAGAGGGCAGCAAGGACAAAGGGACCCAGCAGAGGAGGGCAGGGGCCAACGCCACTTGGAACAG CATCCACAACGCAGTGATATCTGTTTTCCAGAGGAAGGATCTGGGAGAAAATGAACTCTACACTCTGAATGAAGGTGTCAG GCAGCTGCTGAAGACAGAACTTGGCTCCTTCTTCACTGAGTACCTTCAGAATCAGCTGCTCACTAAAGGCATGGTCATACTGAGAGACAAGATCCGCTTCTACGAAG GTCAAAAGTTGTTGGACACTCTGGCTGACACGTGGGATTTTTTCTTCTGTGATGTTCTGTCCATGCTGCAGGCCATCTTCTATCCTGTACAG ggaaaGGAGCCTTCAGTACGTCAGCTGGCTCTGCTCCACTTCAGGAACATCATCACCCTGAACCTGAAACTGGACGAGGCTCTCTCTCGACCCCGAGCCAGAGTTCCTCCTTCCATCATACAGATGCTGCTAATACTACAG GGTGTCCATGAATCTAAAGGTGTATCGGATGACTACCTGCGTCTGGAGTCTCTCATCCAGAAGGTGGTCTCTCCCTACCTCGGGACTCATGGCTTATACTCTCGTGATGGATCCTCCAATCAGCACTGCTCCTCCTGCCTgttag AGAAGCGTCTGCAGCGCTCCTGGCCCTCCAAATCAGGCAACTCCCACGTCGCCAAAAATCCAGTGGTACGGTCTAAAAGCTACAATGTGCCCATGCTGACCCCCGTGGTGGAATATGATGTGGACTCCTCCGTCGGAGGTGGTGCAGGTATCAGAAGACACTCGGTCTCTGAGATGACTTCCTGTGTGGAGGAGAGCAGCTCTGTGGCCGATTCATCCACCAGTAACACCAGCACCTCCAGCCTCACCAACCACTCCACTGCTTCCACAGAATTTGCTGCACTTTCag ACACTGTGACCTCCAGCCAGGACCTCCAGCCCAGAGTTACTAACAGTCCTGTGGGCCCCCACCCTCTGCAGCCACAGCATCACTCCCTAGGGATCCGGCCCGAGCCTTCCCCAG TTCTGGTGTAA
- the LOC115036718 gene encoding proline-rich protein 5-like isoform X1 has protein sequence MEREGSFRRISRSLHSKLRLGSGSSSSLTDLSQAKTPSSGGGEKGGKAGGLTEEGSKDKGTQQRRAGANATWNSIHNAVISVFQRKDLGENELYTLNEGVRQLLKTELGSFFTEYLQNQLLTKGMVILRDKIRFYEGQKLLDTLADTWDFFFCDVLSMLQAIFYPVQGKEPSVRQLALLHFRNIITLNLKLDEALSRPRARVPPSIIQMLLILQGVHESKGVSDDYLRLESLIQKVVSPYLGTHGLYSRDGSSNQHCSSCLLEKRLQRSWPSKSGNSHVAKNPVVRSKSYNVPMLTPVVEYDVDSSVGGGAGIRRHSVSEMTSCVEESSSVADSSTSNTSTSSLTNHSTASTEFAALSDTVTSSQDLQPRVTNSPVGPHPLQPQHHSLGIRPEPSPGEDTHCTGMLVWNCPSPSRVLAQDTSFGPSPVSSPEAMMDHVLESLDSEPDQEGIFLDLSRRCSGGSPQSRDSRQSVV, from the exons ATGGAACGAGAAGGCTCATTCAGGAG gaTTTCGAGGAGTCTCCACAGCAAACTGAGGTTGGGCAGTGGCTCATCCTCCAGTCTGACTGACCTCTCACAGGCCAAAACCCCATCAagtggaggaggggagaaggGAGGAAAAGCTGGGGGACTGACCGAAGAGGGCAGCAAGGACAAAGGGACCCAGCAGAGGAGGGCAGGGGCCAACGCCACTTGGAACAG CATCCACAACGCAGTGATATCTGTTTTCCAGAGGAAGGATCTGGGAGAAAATGAACTCTACACTCTGAATGAAGGTGTCAG GCAGCTGCTGAAGACAGAACTTGGCTCCTTCTTCACTGAGTACCTTCAGAATCAGCTGCTCACTAAAGGCATGGTCATACTGAGAGACAAGATCCGCTTCTACGAAG GTCAAAAGTTGTTGGACACTCTGGCTGACACGTGGGATTTTTTCTTCTGTGATGTTCTGTCCATGCTGCAGGCCATCTTCTATCCTGTACAG ggaaaGGAGCCTTCAGTACGTCAGCTGGCTCTGCTCCACTTCAGGAACATCATCACCCTGAACCTGAAACTGGACGAGGCTCTCTCTCGACCCCGAGCCAGAGTTCCTCCTTCCATCATACAGATGCTGCTAATACTACAG GGTGTCCATGAATCTAAAGGTGTATCGGATGACTACCTGCGTCTGGAGTCTCTCATCCAGAAGGTGGTCTCTCCCTACCTCGGGACTCATGGCTTATACTCTCGTGATGGATCCTCCAATCAGCACTGCTCCTCCTGCCTgttag AGAAGCGTCTGCAGCGCTCCTGGCCCTCCAAATCAGGCAACTCCCACGTCGCCAAAAATCCAGTGGTACGGTCTAAAAGCTACAATGTGCCCATGCTGACCCCCGTGGTGGAATATGATGTGGACTCCTCCGTCGGAGGTGGTGCAGGTATCAGAAGACACTCGGTCTCTGAGATGACTTCCTGTGTGGAGGAGAGCAGCTCTGTGGCCGATTCATCCACCAGTAACACCAGCACCTCCAGCCTCACCAACCACTCCACTGCTTCCACAGAATTTGCTGCACTTTCag ACACTGTGACCTCCAGCCAGGACCTCCAGCCCAGAGTTACTAACAGTCCTGTGGGCCCCCACCCTCTGCAGCCACAGCATCACTCCCTAGGGATCCGGCCCGAGCCTTCCCCAGGTGAGGACACACATTGCACAGGAATGTTGGTGTGGAACTGCCCCTCTCCCTCAAGAGTGCTCGCTCAGGACACAAGCTTTGGTCCTAGTCCGGTTTCTAGTCCAGAGGCCATGATGGACCATGTCCTGGAGTCTTTGGACTCAGAGCCAGACCAGGAAGGCATCTTCCTGGATTTGTCCCGCCGTTGTTCTGGAGGTTcaccacagagcagagacagcaggCAGAGCGTAGTGtga
- the LOC115036718 gene encoding proline-rich protein 5-like isoform X3 produces MEREGSFRSLHSKLRLGSGSSSSLTDLSQAKTPSSGGGEKGGKAGGLTEEGSKDKGTQQRRAGANATWNSIHNAVISVFQRKDLGENELYTLNEGVRQLLKTELGSFFTEYLQNQLLTKGMVILRDKIRFYEGQKLLDTLADTWDFFFCDVLSMLQAIFYPVQGKEPSVRQLALLHFRNIITLNLKLDEALSRPRARVPPSIIQMLLILQGVHESKGVSDDYLRLESLIQKVVSPYLGTHGLYSRDGSSNQHCSSCLLEKRLQRSWPSKSGNSHVAKNPVVRSKSYNVPMLTPVVEYDVDSSVGGGAGIRRHSVSEMTSCVEESSSVADSSTSNTSTSSLTNHSTASTEFAALSDTVTSSQDLQPRVTNSPVGPHPLQPQHHSLGIRPEPSPGEDTHCTGMLVWNCPSPSRVLAQDTSFGPSPVSSPEAMMDHVLESLDSEPDQEGIFLDLSRRCSGGSPQSRDSRQSVV; encoded by the exons ATGGAACGAGAAGGCTCATTCAGGAG TCTCCACAGCAAACTGAGGTTGGGCAGTGGCTCATCCTCCAGTCTGACTGACCTCTCACAGGCCAAAACCCCATCAagtggaggaggggagaaggGAGGAAAAGCTGGGGGACTGACCGAAGAGGGCAGCAAGGACAAAGGGACCCAGCAGAGGAGGGCAGGGGCCAACGCCACTTGGAACAG CATCCACAACGCAGTGATATCTGTTTTCCAGAGGAAGGATCTGGGAGAAAATGAACTCTACACTCTGAATGAAGGTGTCAG GCAGCTGCTGAAGACAGAACTTGGCTCCTTCTTCACTGAGTACCTTCAGAATCAGCTGCTCACTAAAGGCATGGTCATACTGAGAGACAAGATCCGCTTCTACGAAG GTCAAAAGTTGTTGGACACTCTGGCTGACACGTGGGATTTTTTCTTCTGTGATGTTCTGTCCATGCTGCAGGCCATCTTCTATCCTGTACAG ggaaaGGAGCCTTCAGTACGTCAGCTGGCTCTGCTCCACTTCAGGAACATCATCACCCTGAACCTGAAACTGGACGAGGCTCTCTCTCGACCCCGAGCCAGAGTTCCTCCTTCCATCATACAGATGCTGCTAATACTACAG GGTGTCCATGAATCTAAAGGTGTATCGGATGACTACCTGCGTCTGGAGTCTCTCATCCAGAAGGTGGTCTCTCCCTACCTCGGGACTCATGGCTTATACTCTCGTGATGGATCCTCCAATCAGCACTGCTCCTCCTGCCTgttag AGAAGCGTCTGCAGCGCTCCTGGCCCTCCAAATCAGGCAACTCCCACGTCGCCAAAAATCCAGTGGTACGGTCTAAAAGCTACAATGTGCCCATGCTGACCCCCGTGGTGGAATATGATGTGGACTCCTCCGTCGGAGGTGGTGCAGGTATCAGAAGACACTCGGTCTCTGAGATGACTTCCTGTGTGGAGGAGAGCAGCTCTGTGGCCGATTCATCCACCAGTAACACCAGCACCTCCAGCCTCACCAACCACTCCACTGCTTCCACAGAATTTGCTGCACTTTCag ACACTGTGACCTCCAGCCAGGACCTCCAGCCCAGAGTTACTAACAGTCCTGTGGGCCCCCACCCTCTGCAGCCACAGCATCACTCCCTAGGGATCCGGCCCGAGCCTTCCCCAGGTGAGGACACACATTGCACAGGAATGTTGGTGTGGAACTGCCCCTCTCCCTCAAGAGTGCTCGCTCAGGACACAAGCTTTGGTCCTAGTCCGGTTTCTAGTCCAGAGGCCATGATGGACCATGTCCTGGAGTCTTTGGACTCAGAGCCAGACCAGGAAGGCATCTTCCTGGATTTGTCCCGCCGTTGTTCTGGAGGTTcaccacagagcagagacagcaggCAGAGCGTAGTGtga